A single window of uncultured Fibrobacter sp. DNA harbors:
- a CDS encoding Hsp20/alpha crystallin family protein — translation MINTQLFPTALYGIQNFIDSLNNASNAQGECTYTPKADYYEVENGFMLEVELPGVKKEDLDIQIEKNIITVKATRTRQDSKFTYERSFRLADDIDTEKIKVSLENGVLAFSLAKKQQAAARKLTIE, via the coding sequence ATGATCAACACTCAACTTTTCCCGACAGCTCTCTACGGTATCCAGAATTTCATTGACAGCCTCAACAACGCCTCCAACGCGCAGGGCGAATGCACTTACACGCCGAAGGCCGACTACTACGAGGTCGAAAACGGCTTCATGCTCGAAGTGGAACTGCCCGGTGTCAAAAAGGAAGACTTGGACATCCAGATCGAAAAGAACATCATCACGGTCAAAGCCACCCGTACCCGCCAAGACAGCAAGTTCACCTACGAACGCAGTTTCAGGCTGGCCGACGACATTGACACGGAAAAAATCAAGGTCTCCCTCGAAAACGGCGTCCTGGCATTCTCGCTTGCCAAAAAGCAGCAGGCCGCAGCCAGGAAACTGACAATCGAATAA
- a CDS encoding carboxypeptidase regulatory-like domain-containing protein produces the protein MKMTRFSTTPLALAAFLCTTAFAYNVSGTVKDEAGTPIQGANVTLVQKAKSTLTDVEGKFVLTDEPMNAIHAQKPGLGYININDGVLDFSQNGNAPVKIRIFDMMGNQVLNHSLTGSGRLDLRQGVSAHGTYIARVRMGNAEQAVRFTASGSYSSALTAQKNGALYLIQQGKAGNLQVVANGFDTLKIYLPSLDTVLALTLKKSTAGSSPSSSPSSSGASSPSSSAVSSSSSSATSLEPGEQTYAFGYALKNAPRPSTGCGKNSTLQKTRSVENGDRFEMKVGSENREYFITLPKNYDNTKPHKVLFAMHCMGSNAEDFVHHNPDQDHPSPYYGQQKLDTKGEFIFVAPRGDTDGMPWSMNSDKDHKFIDQLITTINENYCVDTTRIFMTGFSFGAMVTNSMAQDMQHRLRAVAVYATADYNIYLPQNKGKPIAWMAVHGKKDGTCPYNTAKTSALPRILKNNGKADANGNFTDASSEKPQEVGGSGHLCYDFTTVDPRFPVKWCSWNGEHQWTAYDNGNWQSTWVPEEVNKFFGQF, from the coding sequence ATGAAAATGACACGTTTTTCTACAACGCCACTTGCACTGGCAGCGTTTTTGTGCACCACCGCTTTCGCCTACAACGTAAGCGGAACCGTTAAGGACGAGGCCGGGACCCCGATCCAGGGAGCCAACGTCACTCTCGTTCAAAAGGCAAAGTCTACATTGACGGATGTCGAGGGCAAATTCGTTCTTACCGATGAGCCCATGAACGCAATCCACGCACAGAAACCGGGGCTCGGGTACATCAACATCAACGACGGTGTTCTGGATTTCTCGCAGAACGGGAACGCTCCCGTGAAAATCCGCATTTTCGACATGATGGGCAACCAAGTCCTCAACCATTCCCTCACCGGGTCTGGTAGGCTGGACTTGCGCCAGGGCGTGAGCGCCCACGGCACATACATCGCCCGCGTCCGCATGGGCAATGCCGAACAGGCCGTCCGTTTCACGGCAAGTGGTAGCTACAGCAGCGCCCTCACGGCCCAAAAGAATGGTGCCCTCTACTTGATCCAACAAGGCAAGGCTGGCAACCTCCAAGTGGTCGCCAATGGTTTCGACACACTCAAAATTTACCTCCCTTCTCTTGATACGGTCTTGGCCCTCACGCTGAAAAAGTCCACAGCGGGATCGTCTCCGTCTTCTTCCCCCTCCTCTTCTGGAGCCTCTTCGCCATCTTCTTCCGCAGTTTCTTCGTCTTCCTCTTCTGCCACATCCCTAGAACCCGGCGAGCAGACTTACGCCTTTGGCTATGCGCTCAAGAATGCGCCGCGTCCGAGTACAGGCTGCGGAAAGAATTCCACGTTGCAAAAGACCAGGAGCGTCGAAAACGGTGATCGTTTTGAAATGAAGGTCGGAAGCGAGAACCGCGAATACTTCATCACCCTGCCAAAGAACTACGACAACACCAAGCCGCACAAGGTCCTCTTCGCCATGCACTGCATGGGTAGTAACGCCGAAGACTTCGTACACCACAATCCGGACCAGGACCATCCGAGTCCGTACTATGGCCAGCAGAAGCTTGACACCAAGGGCGAATTCATCTTCGTCGCCCCGCGTGGCGATACCGACGGCATGCCGTGGAGCATGAACAGCGACAAGGACCACAAGTTCATCGACCAGCTGATCACGACCATCAACGAGAACTACTGCGTCGACACCACCCGTATCTTCATGACGGGCTTCAGCTTCGGCGCCATGGTCACCAATTCCATGGCCCAGGACATGCAGCACCGCCTCCGCGCCGTGGCCGTGTACGCGACCGCCGACTACAATATCTACCTGCCGCAGAACAAGGGCAAGCCCATCGCCTGGATGGCCGTGCACGGCAAGAAAGACGGCACCTGCCCCTACAACACAGCCAAGACCAGTGCCCTCCCGAGAATCCTCAAGAACAACGGTAAGGCCGATGCCAATGGCAACTTCACCGACGCAAGCTCCGAAAAGCCTCAGGAAGTCGGCGGCAGCGGTCACCTCTGCTATGACTTCACGACCGTCGACCCGCGCTTCCCGGTCAAGTGGTGCAGCTGGAACGGGGAGCACCAGTGGACAGCCTATGACAACGGCAACTGGCAGAGCACCTGGGTACCCGAAGAGGTCAACAAGTTCTTCGGCCAGTTCTAA
- a CDS encoding esterase produces MKRAIFSVLPVVLATAFTAASAYTLNGTVNDDTGSPVSGALAKLLVKGDTATTDSNGKFTFHEDDPLGLSAGAFKPGHIDIVDGVLRFSQSSNAPVQVRIFDMMGNLVLRQELRGSGQVDLRQGVTSQGAYYARVHVGSAVETVRFTSDGSRVSNAIRQGGHKALLKPGEGDTLRIIAEGFDTLNVALPNLDTTITLQLTKVSSEQTHAFGWAKGNDPVPSSGCGKDTQMSKSGQFKFTWTYKGESTTRDVYYDLPSNYDKNKPYRLIFGMQCMGGSAQNVARGENYYGMKPFDKDGTTIFVAPDGKCHENMCAPWEEKDYAFFDELLAKLESELCIDSSRVFSSGFSYGSMFTNGLSRNHQHVLRAVAVYETADVNIWLPDVVNKPIAWMGVHGMSDNLCTPAMGRSARDTALKNASAEGKDATKENAEESNSGQHKCYDYKDVDERFPVKWCTDNAGHQWDHKDPGQNQSWVPQTTWEFFTQF; encoded by the coding sequence ATGAAAAGAGCAATCTTTTCCGTTTTACCAGTCGTACTGGCAACAGCATTCACAGCGGCATCAGCCTACACGCTGAACGGAACCGTAAACGACGACACAGGAAGCCCCGTTTCGGGCGCACTTGCAAAACTTCTCGTCAAAGGTGACACGGCAACAACCGACAGCAACGGCAAGTTCACATTCCACGAAGATGACCCCCTTGGTCTTTCCGCAGGAGCCTTTAAACCCGGGCACATCGACATTGTCGATGGCGTACTCCGTTTTTCGCAGAGCAGCAACGCCCCAGTACAGGTGCGCATATTCGACATGATGGGAAACCTCGTCCTCCGTCAGGAACTGCGCGGATCGGGCCAGGTGGATCTGAGACAGGGAGTGACCAGCCAAGGCGCCTATTACGCCCGCGTCCACGTTGGCAGTGCAGTTGAGACAGTCCGTTTCACATCTGATGGTTCCCGCGTCAGCAACGCCATCCGCCAAGGCGGTCACAAGGCGCTGCTGAAACCCGGCGAAGGCGACACTCTCCGCATCATCGCCGAAGGGTTCGACACATTGAATGTCGCCCTTCCCAATCTCGACACAACTATAACCCTGCAACTCACGAAGGTTTCCAGCGAACAGACCCACGCCTTTGGCTGGGCCAAGGGTAACGATCCCGTCCCGTCCAGCGGCTGCGGCAAGGATACGCAAATGTCCAAGTCCGGCCAGTTCAAGTTCACCTGGACCTACAAGGGCGAAAGCACCACGCGCGACGTTTATTACGACCTCCCGAGCAACTACGACAAGAACAAGCCCTACCGACTCATCTTTGGCATGCAGTGCATGGGCGGTTCTGCACAGAACGTGGCCCGCGGCGAGAACTACTACGGTATGAAGCCGTTTGACAAGGACGGCACGACCATCTTTGTCGCTCCCGACGGAAAGTGCCACGAGAATATGTGCGCCCCGTGGGAAGAAAAGGACTACGCCTTCTTCGACGAACTCCTGGCCAAGCTGGAAAGCGAACTCTGCATCGACTCTTCCCGCGTGTTCTCCTCTGGTTTCAGCTACGGTTCGATGTTCACCAACGGTCTTTCCAGGAACCATCAGCATGTCCTTCGTGCTGTGGCCGTCTATGAAACGGCCGACGTGAACATCTGGCTCCCGGATGTCGTGAACAAGCCCATCGCATGGATGGGTGTCCACGGAATGAGCGACAACCTCTGCACTCCCGCCATGGGACGCTCCGCTCGCGACACCGCATTGAAAAACGCAAGCGCCGAGGGCAAGGATGCCACCAAGGAAAATGCAGAAGAATCCAACAGTGGCCAGCATAAGTGCTACGACTATAAGGATGTCGACGAGCGCTTCCCTGTGAAGTGGTGCACCGATAATGCCGGCCACCAGTGGGATCACAAGGACCCCGGCCAGAATCAGTCTTGGGTTCCGCAAACAACCTGGGAATTCTTCACCCAGTTCTAA
- a CDS encoding outer membrane beta-barrel protein, protein MDIFKVAVSSLIIASTSAFAGGNFHMGAKVAGTYNMFWNTDITIDAGTLGISSEQFEDQFDGASVKINGLDDAGGLGVDFGLTFMLSLSNSIALAPELLFSYRNRTADITAVAATNSRDNSVYTDDDVSYTFYYNNENSNNNMFTMNDVELTQWYLEIPVLLRFTTGAGVYLGAGPVFSLNLDTDGKASIFKRDIDDYTTTLVIGLAADVGYSLKIAGSQQLDFGLRFQMGLTNIVSDDISVPEIAENYSIDGTKIANPKDLIISLGVGYWFL, encoded by the coding sequence ATGGACATCTTCAAAGTAGCGGTTTCATCCCTCATCATCGCATCGACTAGCGCATTCGCAGGTGGCAACTTCCACATGGGCGCCAAGGTGGCTGGCACATACAACATGTTCTGGAATACAGACATTACCATAGACGCAGGAACCCTTGGCATCAGTTCCGAACAGTTCGAAGACCAATTTGACGGAGCCTCTGTTAAGATCAATGGCCTTGATGACGCCGGTGGCTTGGGTGTGGATTTCGGCCTGACCTTTATGCTTTCCCTCAGCAATAGCATCGCACTCGCCCCCGAACTCCTTTTCTCCTACCGTAACCGCACTGCCGACATAACAGCGGTCGCAGCAACGAACTCGCGCGACAACAGCGTTTATACCGACGATGATGTCAGCTATACTTTCTATTATAACAACGAAAATTCCAACAACAACATGTTTACCATGAACGATGTCGAACTGACTCAGTGGTATCTGGAAATTCCGGTTCTGCTTCGTTTCACAACGGGTGCCGGAGTTTACCTTGGCGCAGGTCCAGTCTTTTCTTTGAATCTCGATACCGACGGTAAGGCATCCATTTTCAAGAGGGACATTGACGATTACACGACAACACTTGTCATAGGCCTCGCAGCAGACGTCGGCTATTCCCTAAAAATTGCGGGCAGCCAGCAACTTGATTTCGGTCTGCGTTTCCAGATGGGTCTCACCAACATCGTAAGCGACGACATCAGCGTTCCTGAAATAGCAGAAAACTACTCCATTGACGGAACCAAAATCGCCAATCCTAAGGATTTAATTATCAGTCTCGGTGTAGGCTACTGGTTCCTGTAA
- the glmM gene encoding phosphoglucosamine mutase has translation MSKLMRSISGIRGIVGDTLTPQVLKSHVSAFLQITAAKRVVIGRDSRPTGDAISQFVAGICRLSGVDVVEVGLSTTPSVEILTTELKADAGIIITASHNPLEWNALKFLNNKGLFLGPDDVKKLFELADADKFDYPDYRNMGKYEFMKDADGVHVDGTLKIPFVNVEAIKAKHFKVAVDAVNGAGSYIVPRLLEQLGCEVVRVHCEPDGTFPRGAEPIPENLGDLRKAVKDNGCAVGFAVDPDADRCALVDGLGQSIGEEYTLAIATEEVLSQKKGSVCVNLSTSRMNQDVAEKYGCEFSRAKVGEINVSLQMIEKGCVIGGEGNGGVILPALHYGRDSLVAAALVLSWMAHHDGGPEKFVAENPSYAMPKKKFELGDKKVADILPKVKAEFAGWEMDERDGLWLGQGKSWVHVRASNTEPVIRVIAEAPTAAEAENLCSRVEKLI, from the coding sequence ATGTCCAAGCTGATGCGTTCTATTTCGGGTATCCGCGGAATTGTGGGCGATACCCTGACCCCCCAAGTTCTTAAAAGCCATGTGAGTGCCTTTTTGCAGATTACGGCTGCAAAGCGCGTGGTTATTGGCCGCGACAGCCGCCCGACGGGCGATGCCATCAGCCAGTTCGTCGCCGGTATCTGCCGCCTGTCGGGCGTGGATGTGGTGGAAGTCGGGCTCTCGACGACTCCGTCGGTCGAAATCCTCACGACCGAACTCAAGGCCGATGCAGGCATTATCATTACCGCAAGCCATAACCCGCTCGAATGGAACGCCCTCAAGTTCCTCAACAACAAGGGCCTTTTCCTCGGTCCGGACGATGTGAAGAAGTTGTTTGAACTTGCCGATGCGGACAAGTTTGATTACCCCGACTACCGCAACATGGGCAAGTACGAGTTCATGAAGGACGCTGACGGCGTTCACGTGGATGGCACGCTCAAGATTCCGTTCGTGAACGTGGAGGCTATCAAGGCGAAGCATTTTAAAGTGGCTGTCGATGCCGTGAACGGCGCCGGCTCCTATATCGTGCCGCGCCTGCTGGAGCAGCTCGGCTGCGAAGTCGTGCGTGTGCATTGCGAGCCCGACGGCACGTTCCCGCGCGGTGCAGAACCTATTCCCGAGAACCTGGGTGACTTGCGCAAGGCTGTCAAGGACAACGGCTGTGCGGTCGGGTTCGCTGTGGACCCCGATGCGGACCGTTGTGCTTTGGTCGATGGTTTGGGACAAAGTATCGGCGAAGAATACACGCTTGCTATTGCAACAGAGGAAGTGCTTTCGCAGAAGAAGGGAAGCGTTTGTGTGAACCTCTCTACGAGCCGCATGAACCAGGATGTCGCCGAGAAGTACGGTTGCGAGTTCAGCCGTGCGAAGGTAGGCGAAATCAACGTGAGCTTGCAGATGATTGAGAAGGGCTGCGTCATCGGTGGCGAAGGCAATGGAGGCGTCATCCTCCCGGCACTGCACTACGGTCGCGATTCCCTGGTGGCTGCGGCACTCGTGCTCAGCTGGATGGCCCATCACGATGGCGGTCCCGAAAAGTTCGTGGCCGAAAACCCGTCGTACGCGATGCCCAAGAAGAAGTTTGAACTCGGCGACAAGAAGGTCGCGGACATCCTTCCGAAGGTCAAGGCCGAATTTGCCGGCTGGGAAATGGACGAACGCGACGGTCTCTGGCTCGGTCAGGGCAAGTCGTGGGTACACGTGCGCGCCAGCAACACCGAACCCGTCATCCGCGTGATTGCCGAAGCTCCTACAGCAGCAGAAGCCGAAAACCTCTGCTCCCGCGTAGAAAAGCTTATTTAG
- a CDS encoding BamA/TamA family outer membrane protein: MKGKPLEKTNRLVAFLILWICTGVLWAESADTSATKTEADDFQRFSALPILGYTEETGLEYGAMLLLFFKPEYTGGKTSMVDLAVIGTAKKQLEVLIVPRYYFYRDRIIGEAGFVYDNWVSHYYGIGNDPDLDDGRTFDRNTFRATNTTLTNLGLPKAWNNFTYGPSFHVEYSDIDFRKYDGTLAKPDTDKKLRTGLGYRLAYDTRDNKNWARHGFYAHWNHLFFTDMMGDCEFTRQELDLRGYTFLFWKTSMAVAALWQRTDGDVPFDMLAGPDGKSRFRGVEDRYFRGNQALLLQTELRKVLFWRLAGTIFFEGGKAGDYFSDLRREKWHQSVGFGGELGLNMKESLYARGDISWVDYESIGLTIYIRQAF; this comes from the coding sequence GTGAAGGGAAAGCCTTTAGAAAAAACAAACCGGCTCGTCGCGTTCCTCATCCTCTGGATTTGCACCGGCGTGCTCTGGGCAGAGTCTGCAGATACGTCCGCCACCAAGACCGAAGCGGACGATTTCCAGCGTTTCTCGGCACTCCCCATCCTCGGCTACACCGAAGAAACCGGCCTGGAATACGGAGCCATGCTGCTCCTGTTCTTCAAGCCGGAGTACACAGGCGGAAAAACTTCCATGGTGGACCTCGCCGTCATCGGCACGGCAAAGAAGCAACTCGAAGTGCTCATCGTGCCGCGCTACTACTTTTACCGCGACCGCATCATCGGCGAAGCGGGATTCGTCTACGACAACTGGGTAAGCCACTACTACGGCATCGGCAACGATCCTGACTTGGACGACGGACGCACATTCGACCGCAACACCTTCAGGGCGACAAACACAACGCTCACCAATCTCGGGCTCCCCAAGGCATGGAACAACTTCACTTACGGCCCGTCGTTCCATGTGGAATACTCGGACATCGACTTCCGCAAGTACGACGGAACACTCGCAAAACCTGATACCGACAAAAAACTGAGAACCGGGCTAGGCTACCGGCTCGCCTACGACACCCGCGACAACAAGAACTGGGCTAGGCACGGCTTCTATGCCCACTGGAACCACCTCTTCTTTACCGACATGATGGGCGACTGCGAATTCACCCGGCAGGAGCTCGACCTGCGCGGCTACACGTTCCTGTTCTGGAAGACTTCGATGGCCGTAGCCGCCCTCTGGCAGCGCACCGACGGAGACGTCCCGTTCGACATGCTCGCGGGCCCCGACGGCAAGTCGCGGTTCCGTGGAGTAGAAGACCGTTACTTCCGCGGGAACCAGGCCCTGTTGTTACAGACCGAACTCCGCAAGGTGCTGTTTTGGCGGCTCGCCGGCACCATCTTTTTCGAAGGAGGCAAGGCCGGGGACTACTTTAGCGACCTCAGGCGCGAGAAATGGCACCAGTCGGTCGGGTTCGGTGGCGAGCTGGGCCTCAACATGAAAGAAAGCCTGTATGCGAGGGGCGATATTTCGTGGGTGGACTACGAGTCCATCGGCCTTACCATCTACATCAGGCAAGCATTCTAG
- a CDS encoding NADH-quinone oxidoreductase subunit A has product MGNVEIFDTTFALTILVVMALCIPTVLLLANWVLHPGKIKQVLIKGSSYECGLAHVSGTANERYPVKYYMVAMLFLVFDLEVAFLYPWTVQFLVGGWELLFVLLGFLVILEAGYIYLLKKGVLDWSRITD; this is encoded by the coding sequence ATGGGAAATGTTGAAATATTCGATACGACATTCGCCTTGACCATTTTGGTCGTTATGGCGCTTTGCATCCCGACCGTTCTTCTTTTGGCGAACTGGGTCTTGCATCCCGGCAAGATCAAGCAGGTCCTCATCAAGGGGTCCTCCTATGAATGCGGCCTTGCCCATGTTTCCGGTACGGCAAATGAACGCTATCCGGTCAAGTATTACATGGTGGCGATGCTTTTCCTGGTTTTTGACCTCGAAGTGGCGTTCCTCTACCCGTGGACGGTCCAGTTCCTCGTCGGTGGCTGGGAACTTCTCTTTGTCCTCCTGGGTTTCCTCGTTATTCTCGAAGCGGGCTACATCTACCTCCTCAAGAAGGGTGTGCTGGACTGGTCCCGCATTACCGACTAA
- a CDS encoding FISUMP domain-containing protein → MKHFLSLLGIVGVISVFYACSGDDAPDPISPDNSAVATSSSSQEAAPKPASAEKTPDSSSETATPSSSSKGKKDSVVMETQVTIDTGATEFDLPYSSDGVFCWEEGCEKWASSASGPDIPPDDSISLSSDVPNKPNLDAPPVIEGLVMTDMRDSQKYNLRDINGTIWTQNMNISLTGSNCYKGDNNNCKQYGRLYNLSAAQEACPAGWKLPSRSDFEAARNLTDFWKYGGRGKDGNEDFMGDMGFYWLSTDEQAQTDDKISDSCNNGSSCAMIFVADAPGYGDEETKFQFDSQAKGFSVRCVQAK, encoded by the coding sequence ATGAAACACTTTTTATCTCTTTTGGGTATCGTAGGGGTTATTTCCGTTTTTTACGCATGTTCCGGCGACGATGCGCCTGATCCGATTAGTCCCGACAATTCTGCAGTAGCCACTTCTTCTTCTAGCCAGGAAGCGGCTCCTAAGCCTGCATCCGCAGAGAAAACACCGGATTCATCGTCCGAGACGGCCACTCCTTCTTCCAGCAGCAAGGGAAAGAAGGACTCTGTTGTCATGGAAACTCAAGTCACGATTGACACCGGAGCCACCGAATTTGATCTTCCTTACTCCAGCGATGGAGTCTTCTGCTGGGAAGAAGGCTGCGAAAAATGGGCATCCTCCGCTTCTGGTCCGGACATTCCGCCCGATGATTCGATTTCCCTCAGCAGCGACGTGCCCAACAAGCCCAACCTGGATGCGCCTCCTGTCATCGAAGGTCTGGTCATGACCGACATGCGCGACTCGCAGAAATACAATCTCAGAGACATAAATGGGACCATCTGGACCCAGAACATGAACATTTCCCTCACCGGCAGCAACTGCTATAAGGGCGACAACAACAACTGCAAGCAATACGGCAGGCTGTACAACCTCTCTGCCGCACAGGAAGCCTGCCCTGCAGGTTGGAAACTTCCTTCCCGTTCCGATTTTGAAGCAGCCAGAAACCTGACAGACTTCTGGAAATACGGTGGCCGCGGCAAAGACGGTAACGAAGACTTCATGGGCGACATGGGTTTCTACTGGCTTAGCACAGACGAGCAAGCTCAAACTGACGACAAGATCAGCGACAGTTGCAATAACGGCAGTAGTTGCGCCATGATTTTCGTCGCAGACGCCCCCGGGTATGGCGACGAAGAAACCAAGTTCCAGTTCGATAGCCAAGCCAAGGGCTTCAGCGTCCGCTGCGTCCAGGCAAAGTAA
- the uvrC gene encoding excinuclease ABC subunit UvrC, which yields MIEVNEHIGRRIAELPERPGVYLMKNASGKIIYIGKAKVLKNRVRSYFDGSDHAGHRAATLMLPFIRDIEWIITESEEEALILEATLIRKHTPKYNVLLKDDKHFPYLAFSVKEPFPRLFLSRSVHKDDCLYYGPYMNSRVVSQLTDLAARLFHIRECRLKLPLASPARPCLNYHIGRCDAPCAGLISEEDYAKSVAQAKLLLEGKRDDLVAQWQAEMQQASENLDFELAGKKRDAIQALQATGIHQKTDTSDPNLSLDVLSLKRNGSMAAAVILEYRKGVLTGRRHYRMECRLEDDVAEILRQMLVQWYMDVPMVPSEIAVDVEDLPDRDMLAQALSEKSGHRVLLTQPQRGDKVGFLKLAGANADMILVEMRAEVQKYSEVDQSVFELQKVLGLKKTPFRIECVDISHLSGTNTVASLVAFRNGRPDKKNYRKFIIKTVEGVDDFASMREVMTRRIRRLESEGIPMPDLWVCDGGKGQVDATMQILKELGHDKDLPLIGLAKRLEEIVFPDDRKSIVLHRTSPALKLLQNARDEAHRFAITYQRSKRKKDLEVEWLKIPGVGHETRVKILSKYRSAEAFMAAPLEDIELLFGKVRGNRLREQVAQYCADEPEDPNLSET from the coding sequence ATGATTGAAGTGAACGAACATATAGGCCGCCGTATAGCCGAATTGCCCGAAAGGCCCGGAGTCTACCTGATGAAGAACGCGTCGGGCAAGATTATCTATATCGGCAAGGCGAAGGTCCTCAAGAACCGTGTCCGCAGCTATTTTGACGGGAGCGACCATGCCGGGCACCGTGCGGCGACCTTGATGCTCCCTTTTATTCGCGATATCGAGTGGATTATTACGGAAAGCGAAGAAGAAGCGCTGATTCTCGAAGCGACGCTAATCCGCAAGCATACGCCCAAGTACAACGTTTTGCTGAAAGATGACAAGCATTTCCCGTACTTGGCTTTTTCGGTGAAGGAGCCGTTCCCGAGGCTGTTTCTGAGCCGGTCGGTCCATAAGGACGACTGCCTGTATTACGGCCCCTACATGAATTCGCGCGTGGTGTCGCAGCTGACGGATTTGGCGGCGAGGCTTTTCCATATCCGCGAGTGCCGGCTGAAGTTGCCGCTTGCAAGCCCGGCGCGGCCGTGCCTCAACTACCATATCGGTCGGTGCGATGCGCCGTGTGCTGGGCTTATAAGCGAAGAAGATTATGCGAAGTCTGTTGCCCAGGCAAAGCTCCTGCTCGAGGGCAAACGCGACGACCTTGTTGCGCAGTGGCAGGCCGAAATGCAGCAGGCGAGCGAAAATCTGGACTTTGAGTTGGCGGGCAAGAAGCGCGATGCCATCCAGGCGCTGCAGGCTACCGGGATTCACCAGAAGACGGATACGAGCGACCCGAACCTCTCTTTGGACGTGCTCAGTTTAAAACGCAATGGCTCCATGGCCGCTGCAGTAATCCTGGAATACCGCAAGGGCGTGCTCACCGGGCGGCGTCATTACCGCATGGAATGTAGGCTAGAAGACGATGTCGCAGAAATTTTGAGACAGATGCTTGTGCAGTGGTACATGGACGTGCCCATGGTTCCGTCCGAAATCGCGGTAGACGTGGAAGACCTTCCGGACCGTGATATGCTTGCCCAGGCGCTGTCGGAGAAATCTGGCCACAGGGTGCTCTTGACGCAGCCGCAGCGCGGCGACAAGGTCGGGTTCCTCAAACTGGCCGGAGCCAACGCTGACATGATCCTTGTGGAAATGCGGGCCGAGGTGCAGAAGTACAGCGAAGTCGACCAGAGCGTGTTCGAGTTGCAGAAGGTGCTCGGGCTCAAGAAGACTCCGTTCCGCATCGAGTGCGTCGACATTTCGCACCTGAGCGGCACGAATACGGTCGCAAGCCTCGTTGCGTTCAGGAACGGGCGACCCGACAAGAAGAACTACCGCAAGTTTATCATAAAGACAGTCGAGGGCGTGGACGACTTTGCCAGCATGCGCGAGGTGATGACCCGCCGTATCCGCAGGCTCGAAAGCGAGGGAATCCCCATGCCCGATTTGTGGGTGTGCGACGGCGGTAAGGGCCAGGTGGATGCGACGATGCAGATTCTTAAGGAACTAGGCCACGACAAGGACTTGCCGCTGATTGGCCTTGCCAAACGTCTCGAAGAAATTGTGTTCCCCGACGACCGCAAGTCTATCGTGCTGCACCGCACGAGCCCGGCCCTAAAACTTTTGCAGAATGCCCGCGACGAGGCGCACCGTTTCGCTATCACTTATCAGCGCAGCAAACGCAAGAAGGACCTCGAGGTGGAATGGCTCAAGATTCCCGGGGTGGGCCACGAGACCCGCGTCAAGATTCTGTCGAAGTACAGGAGCGCCGAGGCGTTCATGGCCGCTCCGCTTGAAGATATCGAGCTTTTGTTCGGGAAGGTGCGTGGCAACAGGCTCCGTGAGCAGGTTGCCCAGTATTGTGCCGACGAGCCTGAAGATCCTAATCTTTCAGAAACATAA